A portion of the Oxynema aestuarii AP17 genome contains these proteins:
- a CDS encoding peptidase domain-containing ABC transporter: MTSTVSPSEISAFLAQTPPFDRLGVDSLKALASKCQLLRYRTGQPIYERDKMPAQLVILYEGQARILGYDPYKQSLASLRLAQSGEVLGWTALVRGTACETVIASTETIAIVIPSHEFVHYIGNEPGFGEAFEQRASEIEIFELLALELQRQANATANLKDLTFKLLPDARIVNIPKGRSSKPAIDPNWLWIVSRGSVGEVEVGNRLNPDALGSKIQSDTGARLLGLPPFDLAASPTDRAGTLTPLDAEDTATIPYAPPKPPEPEPDPNAPPPKFPFVRGRGPINAPVACFEMLAKYFAIPFRRDPVKRVLENQIRTQGTLSLQSCGSVGAMIGLNGQMVSVPANLITRLKAPAMVRWQDSFAVLFAISPKQLTVAIPEKGIVRKKPEEFTEIWGAEGQVLLLQRGSTDRQENFNFWWFLPELLKYKGILVQVFIASFFVQLFGLANPLLTQVIIDKVIGQNSLDTLDVLGVLMVGVAFFEAALTGLRTYLFVDTTNRLDLSLGSQVIDHLLRLPLRYFDQRRVGELAGRVGELERIRQFLTGTALTVVLDAIFSVIYIAVMLSYSLLMTAVALATVPLFTLLIAIVSPIVQRLLRRRAERYADTQSYLVEVLGGIQTVKAQNIELKSRWNWYDRYARYISAGFKTVQTSTTASSISNFLNKLSGLFLLWVGAHLVLSNPPQMTLGQLIAFRIIASNVTGSLLRFVQVWQTFQETAMSVERLRDILEAKPEADESDRLNIPLPDIQGRVKFEDISFSFPGSQSLQLLNVNLEFEAGSFVGIVGLSGSGKSTLMKLLQRLYEPKGGRILIDGYDINKVELYSVRRQIGVVLQDTLLFNGTVRDNIALTNPDATDEQIVEAAKVAVAHDFIMDLANGYNTVVGEKGSALSGGQRQRIAIARTVLQNPRLLILDEATSALDYNSESQVSRNLAEAFAGRTVFFITHRLTTVKNADAIVMMDRGSVVEEGSHDELMALKGRYYALYQQQESQL, encoded by the coding sequence ATGACCTCAACTGTTTCTCCCTCTGAAATTTCGGCCTTTTTAGCTCAAACCCCCCCATTCGATCGCCTCGGCGTCGATAGTCTCAAAGCGCTAGCCTCCAAATGTCAACTGTTGCGCTACCGTACCGGACAACCGATCTACGAGCGGGATAAAATGCCCGCCCAGCTCGTCATTCTTTACGAAGGACAGGCGCGCATCCTCGGCTACGACCCCTACAAACAATCCCTAGCCAGTTTGCGTTTGGCCCAATCGGGAGAAGTCCTGGGATGGACCGCCTTAGTTCGGGGAACCGCGTGCGAGACCGTCATCGCCTCCACCGAAACGATCGCGATCGTCATTCCGAGCCACGAATTCGTCCACTATATCGGCAACGAACCGGGGTTTGGCGAAGCCTTCGAGCAACGGGCCTCGGAGATCGAAATCTTCGAGCTGCTCGCCCTCGAACTGCAACGGCAAGCCAACGCCACCGCCAACCTCAAAGACCTCACCTTCAAACTCCTCCCGGACGCGCGCATCGTCAACATTCCCAAAGGACGCAGCAGCAAACCCGCGATCGATCCGAACTGGCTGTGGATCGTCAGTCGCGGCAGCGTCGGCGAAGTCGAAGTCGGTAACCGCCTCAATCCCGACGCCCTCGGTTCCAAAATCCAAAGCGACACGGGCGCCCGCTTGCTGGGACTGCCCCCCTTCGATCTCGCCGCCAGTCCCACAGACCGCGCCGGAACCTTAACCCCCCTCGACGCCGAAGACACGGCAACCATTCCCTACGCCCCCCCCAAACCGCCCGAACCGGAACCCGACCCCAACGCCCCCCCGCCGAAATTTCCCTTCGTGCGCGGACGCGGGCCGATTAACGCCCCCGTCGCCTGTTTCGAGATGCTCGCCAAATACTTCGCCATCCCCTTTCGTCGGGATCCGGTCAAGCGAGTTCTCGAAAACCAAATTCGCACTCAAGGCACCTTAAGCTTGCAATCGTGCGGCTCCGTCGGCGCCATGATCGGGCTCAACGGCCAAATGGTCAGCGTGCCCGCCAACCTCATCACCCGGCTCAAAGCCCCGGCGATGGTGCGCTGGCAAGACAGTTTTGCCGTTTTATTTGCCATCTCCCCCAAACAACTGACCGTTGCCATCCCCGAAAAAGGGATCGTCCGCAAAAAACCGGAAGAATTTACCGAAATTTGGGGCGCCGAAGGCCAAGTCCTGCTGTTGCAGCGCGGTTCGACCGATCGCCAGGAAAACTTTAACTTCTGGTGGTTCCTCCCCGAACTGCTCAAATACAAAGGCATCCTCGTCCAAGTCTTTATCGCCTCCTTCTTCGTCCAACTGTTCGGCTTGGCCAATCCCCTGCTCACCCAGGTGATTATCGATAAAGTCATCGGTCAAAACAGTCTCGACACCCTCGACGTGTTGGGAGTGTTGATGGTCGGCGTCGCCTTCTTTGAAGCGGCCCTAACCGGACTGCGAACGTACCTGTTTGTCGATACCACCAACCGCCTCGATTTGAGCTTGGGGTCCCAAGTCATCGACCACCTGCTGCGCCTGCCCCTGCGCTACTTCGACCAGCGCCGGGTCGGCGAACTCGCCGGACGGGTCGGCGAACTCGAACGGATTCGCCAATTCCTCACCGGAACCGCCCTCACCGTCGTCCTCGACGCCATCTTCTCGGTGATTTACATCGCCGTGATGCTCTCCTACAGCTTGTTGATGACCGCCGTAGCGTTGGCGACGGTCCCGTTATTCACCTTGCTGATCGCGATCGTCTCTCCCATCGTCCAACGACTGCTGCGACGGCGCGCCGAACGCTACGCCGACACCCAGTCCTACTTGGTCGAAGTCCTCGGCGGCATTCAAACGGTCAAAGCCCAAAACATCGAACTCAAATCCCGATGGAATTGGTACGATCGCTACGCCCGCTACATCAGCGCCGGATTCAAAACCGTTCAAACCTCCACCACCGCCAGTTCGATCAGTAATTTTCTCAACAAACTCTCCGGCTTGTTCCTCTTGTGGGTCGGGGCGCACCTGGTGTTGAGCAATCCGCCGCAAATGACCTTGGGTCAATTGATCGCCTTCCGGATTATCGCCTCCAACGTCACCGGATCCCTGCTGCGCTTCGTGCAAGTGTGGCAGACCTTCCAAGAAACTGCGATGTCCGTGGAACGACTGCGCGACATCCTCGAAGCCAAGCCGGAAGCGGACGAGAGCGATCGCCTCAACATCCCCTTACCGGACATTCAAGGGCGGGTCAAATTTGAAGATATTTCCTTCAGTTTCCCCGGCAGCCAAAGCCTGCAACTGCTCAATGTCAACTTAGAATTTGAAGCCGGGAGTTTCGTCGGGATCGTCGGTTTGAGCGGTTCGGGTAAAAGTACCTTGATGAAACTGCTCCAACGCCTGTACGAACCCAAAGGCGGACGCATTTTAATCGACGGTTACGATATCAATAAGGTCGAACTCTACTCGGTTCGCCGTCAGATCGGGGTCGTCTTGCAAGATACCTTGCTGTTTAACGGCACCGTCCGCGACAATATCGCCCTCACCAATCCCGACGCCACCGACGAACAGATCGTCGAAGCCGCCAAAGTCGCCGTCGCCCACGATTTCATCATGGATTTAGCGAACGGCTACAACACCGTAGTCGGGGAAAAAGGTTCGGCCCTGTCCGGGGGGCAACGCCAACGGATCGCGATCGCCCGTACCGTCCTCCAAAATCCCCGCTTGTTGATTCTCGACGAAGCCACCAGCGCCCTCGACTACA
- a CDS encoding glycosyltransferase, whose amino-acid sequence MKVSIITPCYNGSAFIERALACVKQSTYQNIEHIIIDDRSTDGSFELLQQLQKDFDFTLLQSAVNQGPAQARNQAIAHATGKYILPLDCDNYFPEDYIEKLVTTAEDLGENYSPIYCEKIIYFGRLNREITVSDWSLKRLTLGPCMDMGSLFTRDAFTRAGGFDRHCQPMEDYGLFLSMALQGFEGFKVPHTKLFYNLRLDSVSDHFNLQGGIENKQKIIRYLVDKHQNQLQQLGFDPEAIAAKQMQSFGKNILKKWLDREQNKPTPSPSNSGDRAPATDEISETATTVQLNDPLFKFVPLDAKRIVEIGCDRGRSGKHYKQLNPHGEYIGIETDSERAIAATESLDRVIFGDLETLDPATVAIADNSVDCIIYNDRLSSLENPLNILKQHADWLNENGQVLARIPNVQYWRRILELLRGQPSGDRSNSVFFDDIRLFTIDKIQELFDKAGLHIYEVQNLNNDGENPDFQAFQKTIAPLLQKLAIDPATFASQSATETYLIRAQKSATPPRRLLVQTNMMGSWPVYRVRVLEPDAFTRTIPGVRILQTVKSAPLNVGLPHEEKVFIWQRSILRNPQDFPILRKLIELDYLIIAETDDDPLYRPEYENNQFLNFRGCHGVQTSTEPLGNYLRQHNPNVAVFPNQLAYLPPPRRYPEDETVRIFFGAFRREEDWQPLIASFNQVLAKYGDRVEVRVIYDRQFFEAIEVAKKQFKPMSSYEEYQAIMRSCDLAWLPLNPTRFNQMKSDLKFIECAGHGVTVLGSPTVYEASIADGETGLIYRDKQEFLEKLEAAIADRQLRQTIARNAYQWVATHRLQCLHYRQRHQWYLALRDRLPELNAQLRQRVPELFS is encoded by the coding sequence ATGAAAGTTAGCATTATTACCCCTTGCTACAACGGGAGTGCTTTTATCGAACGCGCCCTCGCTTGCGTCAAACAATCTACTTATCAAAATATCGAACATATTATTATTGACGATCGCTCCACCGATGGCAGCTTTGAGTTACTCCAGCAACTTCAAAAAGACTTCGACTTTACCTTACTCCAATCCGCCGTCAATCAAGGCCCCGCCCAAGCCCGCAATCAGGCGATCGCCCACGCCACGGGAAAATATATTCTTCCTCTCGATTGCGATAACTATTTTCCGGAAGACTATATCGAAAAATTAGTTACAACTGCCGAAGATCTCGGCGAAAATTATTCTCCTATTTACTGCGAAAAAATTATTTACTTCGGTCGCTTAAATCGAGAAATCACTGTTTCCGATTGGTCTTTGAAACGGCTCACCCTCGGTCCGTGTATGGATATGGGATCTCTGTTTACCCGCGATGCCTTTACCCGGGCGGGCGGTTTCGATCGCCACTGCCAGCCGATGGAAGATTATGGCTTATTTCTATCGATGGCTTTACAAGGCTTTGAAGGCTTTAAAGTTCCCCATACTAAACTCTTTTATAATTTACGCCTCGATAGTGTCTCCGATCATTTTAACTTACAAGGTGGCATTGAAAATAAACAAAAAATTATTCGCTATTTGGTTGATAAACATCAAAACCAGTTACAACAACTTGGCTTCGACCCCGAGGCGATCGCCGCCAAACAAATGCAAAGCTTTGGTAAAAATATCCTCAAGAAATGGCTCGATCGCGAACAAAATAAACCGACTCCATCTCCTTCAAATTCCGGCGATCGCGCCCCGGCTACTGACGAGATTTCAGAAACTGCAACAACTGTTCAATTAAACGATCCTTTATTTAAGTTCGTTCCGTTAGATGCCAAACGAATTGTCGAAATTGGCTGCGATCGCGGACGATCTGGAAAGCATTACAAACAACTCAATCCCCACGGGGAATATATCGGCATCGAAACTGACTCCGAACGGGCGATCGCTGCCACAGAAAGCCTCGATCGCGTCATTTTTGGCGATCTAGAAACTCTCGATCCGGCGACGGTGGCGATCGCCGATAACTCCGTCGATTGCATTATTTATAACGATCGCCTTTCCTCTCTCGAAAATCCCCTAAATATTCTCAAACAACACGCCGATTGGTTGAACGAAAACGGACAAGTTCTCGCCCGGATTCCCAACGTGCAGTATTGGCGGCGAATTCTCGAACTGTTACGGGGACAACCGTCGGGCGATCGGTCAAATTCTGTTTTTTTTGACGATATTCGCTTGTTTACCATCGATAAAATTCAGGAACTTTTCGACAAAGCTGGATTGCATATCTACGAAGTTCAAAATCTGAACAACGATGGCGAAAATCCGGACTTTCAAGCCTTTCAAAAAACGATCGCCCCTCTCTTGCAAAAGTTGGCGATCGATCCGGCAACATTCGCCAGCCAAAGTGCTACCGAAACTTACCTGATTCGCGCTCAAAAATCGGCGACACCACCGCGACGATTGCTCGTTCAAACCAATATGATGGGGTCTTGGCCCGTTTATCGCGTTCGCGTCTTAGAACCCGATGCGTTTACCCGCACGATTCCCGGCGTTCGTATCCTCCAAACGGTTAAATCTGCCCCGTTAAATGTGGGGTTGCCCCATGAAGAAAAAGTCTTTATTTGGCAGCGATCGATCTTGCGTAATCCTCAAGATTTTCCTATTTTAAGAAAGCTGATCGAACTCGATTATTTAATTATTGCCGAAACCGATGACGACCCGCTTTATCGTCCCGAATATGAGAATAATCAGTTTCTCAATTTTCGCGGTTGTCATGGGGTTCAAACTTCAACAGAACCGTTAGGAAACTATTTACGCCAACACAATCCCAATGTGGCTGTTTTCCCGAATCAATTGGCTTATTTACCGCCACCGCGTCGTTATCCGGAGGACGAAACCGTGCGGATTTTTTTTGGGGCTTTTCGGCGGGAGGAAGATTGGCAACCGTTAATAGCGTCTTTTAATCAAGTGTTGGCTAAATATGGCGATCGCGTCGAGGTTAGGGTGATTTACGATCGCCAATTTTTTGAGGCGATTGAGGTCGCTAAAAAACAATTTAAGCCGATGTCGAGTTATGAAGAGTATCAAGCCATTATGAGAAGTTGCGATCTGGCGTGGTTACCTTTAAATCCGACTCGGTTTAATCAGATGAAATCAGATCTTAAATTCATTGAATGTGCGGGTCATGGGGTGACTGTTTTAGGGAGTCCGACAGTCTACGAAGCTTCGATCGCCGATGGAGAAACGGGGTTGATTTATCGAGACAAACAGGAGTTTTTAGAGAAGTTAGAAGCGGCGATCGCCGATCGCCAATTGCGACAAACAATTGCACGGAATGCTTATCAATGGGTGGCAACTCATCGTTTACAATGTCTCCATTATCGGCAACGTCATCAGTGGTATTTAGCGTTACGCGATCGCCTACCGGAGTTAAACGCACAATTGCGCCAACGTGTCCCTGAATTGTTTAGTTGA
- a CDS encoding peptidylprolyl isomerase has product MSDVLKVGNRSIKAQEIPALLKRYDLMPQFLRGIAIDEAIADFSCSDEERLRALEDLAVEHQLTSPEARQAWLDSQGLTEKEMEAMAVRKIAIEKFKTATWGPKVENYFMARKTFLDQVFYSLIRTKDFGVAQEVYFRIQENEQTFADAAREYSQGPEARTGGLLGPVPISQPHPLIGKLLSISQPGQLWPPRPLAEWFVIVRLEKFIPAKLDNDMRRRLIDEMFETWLREQVQNLNSSLQSLGLSAASQS; this is encoded by the coding sequence ATGAGTGACGTTTTGAAAGTTGGCAACCGATCGATTAAAGCCCAGGAAATTCCGGCTTTGCTGAAACGATATGACTTAATGCCGCAATTTTTGCGCGGGATTGCGATTGACGAGGCGATCGCCGACTTTTCTTGTAGCGACGAAGAACGGCTCAGAGCCTTAGAAGATCTAGCCGTAGAACACCAACTGACCTCCCCCGAAGCCCGTCAAGCGTGGCTCGACAGCCAAGGACTGACAGAAAAAGAAATGGAAGCCATGGCGGTTCGCAAAATTGCGATCGAGAAATTCAAAACCGCCACCTGGGGGCCGAAAGTTGAAAACTATTTTATGGCGCGCAAAACCTTTCTCGACCAAGTCTTCTACTCCTTGATTCGGACCAAAGACTTTGGCGTCGCTCAAGAAGTCTACTTTCGCATCCAAGAAAACGAGCAAACCTTTGCCGATGCGGCTCGGGAATATTCCCAAGGACCCGAAGCGCGCACGGGAGGCTTACTCGGTCCGGTACCCATCTCCCAACCCCACCCCCTGATTGGTAAACTTTTATCGATCTCCCAGCCGGGACAACTGTGGCCGCCGCGACCCCTCGCCGAATGGTTTGTCATCGTTCGCCTGGAAAAATTCATTCCGGCTAAACTCGACAACGACATGCGGCGACGCTTGATCGACGAAATGTTTGAAACCTGGTTGCGAGAACAGGTTCAAAATCTCAACAGCTCCTTGCAGTCTCTCGGGTTAAGCGCAGCGTCTCAATCATGA